Genomic window (Myxococcales bacterium):
CCCGCAGCTCTTGTCCGCACCACGGCAATGGTCTGGGGATGGCAGTCCGAGCAGACAAAGAAGCCAGACTTCTTGCCGTGGGTCGCAGCGCGACACATCGCCATGGCTTCGGCGGCGGCACTCGACTCGTCGAGCAGCGAAGCGTTGCACAGGGGAAATCCGGTGAGGTCGCTGATCGCCGTCTGGAAATTGAGCAAGGCTTCGAGTCGACCCTGAGAAATTTCCGCCTGGTAGGGGGTGTACTGGGTGTACCAACCCGGATTCTCGAGAATGTTTCGCTGGATCACCGGTGGCACGATCGTGTCTGAAAAACCCATCCCGATGCACGATCGCATCACGCGGTTCTCGGACATCATCTCTTTCAACGCTTCGAGCAGGGCGAACTCGCCGCTTGGTTGTCTCGCATGGCTATCGAGGGCCATCGGTTCTTTGAGGTGGATCGCCTCGGGCACGGCTGCTTTGCAGAGCGCATCGAGGCTGCTGTGGCCAAGTTCGACCAGCATGGCTTCGATTTCGCCCGCCCGGGGGCCCAAATGGCGATGGGGGAAAGTATCGACAGCCTGGGGACTGCCTGTGCTTTCGCCCGGGGTCGTGTTCTTTGTCATGCCTCAATCCTCGTCGAGGAAATCGCGTTGCCGTGTCGTCCCATGCGCATCAGAGGTGGAGAGTTTAACGCGATTTGCTCGCCGAGTTTGGGAACGGGAATCAATTCGCGCATTTCTCATCCGCTTCGAAAAGATCCTCCAATGAGGACAGCGAATCGGCCGCACCCAGAACCAGCAGGCGGTCTCCGGGGCACGGGATATAGGTGGGCGCCGGAACCGAATCGATCGAACCGGCGCGGTCGACGGCGACGATGCTCGCCCCCGTCCGCGCTCGCACGTCGAGTTCGGCGAGGTTCATTTCGGACCGGAACCTTTCGGGAACCGTGATCCAGTCGTGGTTTTCTTCGCGCAGCAGATCGGCCAGCCAGGGGTCGATCTCGAATTCCGGAGCCGCCCGGATCACGCCGTAGTCCTCTTCGCGCAGGGCATCGGCAAACTTGCGAACCGCCGCCGAATGGAAGTCGAAGTGCGAGAGCGTCTGGCGCACCAACTCGATGCTTCCCTCGTATTCTTCGGCCACGACCGTGGTCGCGCCGACGGCTTCGAGCTGGTCGACCTCGTGCACAAAACGCGCCCGGGCGATAATCGGCAGTTTCGGCGCGACGGTGCGGATACGGGCCACGATCCGGAGCGTGGCCAGAGAGTCGGAAATCGCGATCGTGACGAGCCTGGCCTGGGATACGTCGAGGCGTTCGAGAAAGGACGGTCTGGCCGCATCTCCAAAGACGATCCGCTCGCCGCGTGCCGCGGCTTCGGCGACCGTCATCGCATTGGTGTCCACGACGACGTAGGGCAGGTTCTGGGACTTCAGAAGTTTGGCCAGGGTGCGGCCGGCGGGGCCGTAGCCGATCACGATGACGCGGTCGCCGTCCCTGGCCCGGTCGGTATACATGGAGTTTCGGGGTTCGCGGTGCCTCCCACCGAATGCGGCCTCGGCTCTGCTGGCGATCGCGGGCGCAAAGTGAAGCAGGAATGGTGTCGCGAGCAAGCTCAGGATCGAAGCGGCCAGAACCGCCTGGTGGAGGCTCGCATCGATCAGTCCCGCGCGCTGAGATACCTCGGCGAGCACGAAAGAGAATTCACCGCATTGCGCGAGGGCAATTCCGGAGAGCACACCGACCCGCACGCCGCGGCCCAGGACCAGGCCGCTTATGCCTACGATGATCGAACCCTTGACCAGGGTTGCCGCGAGTAGAATCGCAAACACCAGCGAAGCCTGTTCGATCATCACCATGGGCTCGAATAACATGCCGACGGCGGTAAAGAAGATCCCGAGTACGACCCCCCGCAAGGGAATGACTTCGGAGAAGAGTTGCTGGGCATAGGGCGAAGAACTCGCCGCAACTCCAGCCAGAAAGGCGCCGACGGCCAG
Coding sequences:
- a CDS encoding cation:proton antiporter, producing the protein MNESIQLFEVILLLGLSAAGLALFERLKLPAIAGFLVVGAVAGPGVLGLFPEPERVRALAEIGVVFLLFEIGLGLPIERARRLWRGALIGGGIQVVLTMAIVCGFAMAFDMSVGSALMLGGIVTMSSTALVLRLLADQGQLSSPHGQLTMSILLFQDLSIVPLLLMVPLLAHAGELTTSSMVLAVARAAAGLGVVVFVVRLAVPWVLERMGRLRSPDLFSLLALLIVLGSAFLAKELGLTLAVGAFLAGVAASSSPYAQQLFSEVIPLRGVVLGIFFTAVGMLFEPMVMIEQASLVFAILLAATLVKGSIIVGISGLVLGRGVRVGVLSGIALAQCGEFSFVLAEVSQRAGLIDASLHQAVLAASILSLLATPFLLHFAPAIASRAEAAFGGRHREPRNSMYTDRARDGDRVIVIGYGPAGRTLAKLLKSQNLPYVVVDTNAMTVAEAAARGERIVFGDAARPSFLERLDVSQARLVTIAISDSLATLRIVARIRTVAPKLPIIARARFVHEVDQLEAVGATTVVAEEYEGSIELVRQTLSHFDFHSAAVRKFADALREEDYGVIRAAPEFEIDPWLADLLREENHDWITVPERFRSEMNLAELDVRARTGASIVAVDRAGSIDSVPAPTYIPCPGDRLLVLGAADSLSSLEDLFEADEKCAN